A single genomic interval of Juglans regia cultivar Chandler chromosome 1, Walnut 2.0, whole genome shotgun sequence harbors:
- the LOC109006351 gene encoding ARF guanine-nucleotide exchange factor GNOM-like, with amino-acid sequence MGHLNPQFGTNSFNGERKESPAKPSRGALACIINSEIGAVLAVMRRNVRWGVRYVADDDNLEHPLIHSLKELRKQIFSWQHLWNNIDPFLYLQPFLDVIRSDETGAPITGVALSSVYKILSLEILGLDTVNVGEAMHLIVDAVTSCRFEVTDPASEEVVLMKILQVLLACMKSTASVWLSNQHVCNIINTCFRVVHQASSKGELLQRIARHTMHELVRCIFSHLPDIEKTEHALANGSRSCVHEEVGSPGKGHTSESEQLENGNGGIEYGGQSTAYASTAPMSTSASGMSDGGTNENITECSNRMEPTKNDEKHMMDPFGIPCMLEIFHFLCSLLNVIEHIEFGPKSNPIAYDEDVPLFALGLINSAIELGGPYISKHPQLLAVVQDELFHNLMQFGLSRSPLILSTVCSIVLNLYHHLRTELKVQLEAFLSCVLLRLAQSKHGSSYQQQEVAMEALVDLCRQQTFMAEMYANFDCDITCSNVFEDLANLLSKSAFPVNGPLSAMHILALDGLICMVHGMAERLGNEPPSLKASFDDEGYEAFWTMTCENYSDPNFWVPYVRKLKYLKRNLMVGADYFNRDPKKGLEFLQGMHLLPDKLDPKSVACFLRYTTGLDKNVVGDFLGNHDEFCVQVLQEFAWTFDFQDMNLDTALRLFLGTFRLPGESQKIQRVLEAFAERYYEQSPHILINKDAALVLSYSLIMLNTDQHNAQVKKKMTEEDFIRNNRRINGGKDLPREFLSELYHSISENEIQMIPDQSAGFPVMASSCWINVMHKSKKTSPFIVCDSREPLTYDMFAILSGPTIAAMSVIFDQVEREDVLQTCIDGFLSVAKIAACYHLDDVLDDLVVSLCKFTTLLTPLSIEEAIVSFGDNSKARMATTAVFTIANRYGDYIHSGWKNILDCVLSLYNLGLLPANLASDAEYETDAPSDPDRAKPATTLSASHMPSLAPSRKSSGLMGRFSQLLSFDMEEPRSQPTEEQLAAQQHTRETIQKCHIDSIFTESKFLQAESLLQLVKALILAAGRLRKVTGSIEDEDTAVFSLELLITITLNNRDRIMLIWQGVYEHISDIVQSTILPCTLVEKAVFGLLKICQRLLPYKENLTDELLRSLQLVLKLDARVADAYCEHITQEVLRLVKSNATHIRSHLGWRTIISLLSITARHPEASEVGFEALAFIMSDGAHLLPSNYALCVDAARQFAESRVGEIDRSVSALDLMAGSVVCLVTWSSESKNSVDEEASMKVNQDIGEMWLRLVQGLRKVCLDQREEVRNHAILMLQRSLTGVDGIHLPNTLWLQCFDLVIFVLLDDLLEIVLGQSPKDYRNMEGTLGLAVKLMSKVFLHLLLDLWRLPSFCKLWLGVLNRMEKYMNMKLRGRRSEKIHELIPELLKNTLLVMKTTGLLTPSDAIGGDSFWQLTWLHVKNISPSLQLEVFPAHELEQLQTKQVKAAGIPAPDGTVLVQSSETTA; translated from the exons ATGGGGCATCTAAATCCACAGTTTGGAACCAATTCATTTAACGGTGAAAGGAAGGAGTCTCCTGCTAAGCCTTCCAGGGGCGCTTTAGCATGTATAATTAATTCTGAAATAGGTGCTGTTTTGGCTGTGATGAGGAGAAATGTACGGTGGGGAGTTCGCTATGTGGCAGATGATGATAACCTAGAGCACCCTCTCATCCATTCATTGAAAGAATTACGAAagcaaatattttcttggcaaCATCTGTGGAATAATATCGATCCATTCCTGTACCTCCAGCCGTTTTTGGATGTCATACGATCTGATGAAACTGGTGCACCAATCACTGGAGTTGCATTGTCATCTGTTTACAAGATATTAAGCCTTGAAATACTTGGTCTTGATACTGTGAATGTCGGAGAAGCTATGCATTTGATAGTTGATGCTGTGACAAGTTGCCGGTTCGAGGTCACTGATCCTGCCTCTGAAGAAGTGGTGCTGATGAAGATACTTCAGGTTCTTCTAGCTTGCATGAAGAGTACAGCATCAGTTTGGTTGAGTAACCAGCATGTGTGCAATATCATAAATACATGCTTTCGAGTAGTTCATCAGGCTAGTTCCAAAGGTGAATTGTTGCAGCGGATAGCACGCCATACTATGCATGAATTGGTTAGATGTATTTTTTCTCACTTGCCTGATATAGAAAAAACAGAACATGCATTGGCTAATGGAAGCAGGTCGTGTGTCCATGAAGAG GTGGGTTCACCAGGGAAGGGTCATACATCTGAAAGTGAACAGCTAGAAAATGGCAATGGTGGAATTGAATATGGTGGTCAATCAACTGCATATGCTTCTACAGCTCCCATGAGTACATCAGCCAGTGGGATGAGCGATGGTGGGACAAATGAGAACATAACTGAGTGTAGTAATAGAATGGAGCCTACTAAAAATGATGAGAAACATATGATGGATCCATTTGGGATCCCATGCATGTTGGAGATATTTCATTTCTTGTGTTCCTTGTTGAATGTCATTGAGCACATTGAATTTGGTCCTAAATCAAATCCTATAGCTTATGATGAAGATGTGCCCTTATTTGCATTGGGATTGATTAACTCAGCTATTGAGTTGGGAGGGCCCTATATAAGTAAACACCCCCAGTTACTGGCTGTTGTTCAAGATGAATTGTTTCATAACCTTATGCAATTTGGTTTGTCGAGGAGTCCATTGATTCTCTCAACAGTATGTAGCATTGTTCTTAATCTCTATCATCATTTGCGAACTGAGCTCAAAGTGCAGCTCGAAGCTTTCTTGTCGTGTGTGCTTTTGAGGCTTGCACAAAGCAAGCATGGTTCTTCGTACCAACAGCAGGAGGTTGCTATGGAGGCTCTGGTTGATCTCTGCAGACAGCAGACATTTATGGCTGAGATGTATGCAAACTTTGATTGTGACATAACCTGCAGTAATGTGTTCGAAGATCTTGCTAACCTGTTATCAAAAAGCGCATTTCCTGTGAATGGACCATTATCTGCAATGCACATTCTTGCCCTCGATGGTTTGATATGCATGGTTCACGGTATGGCTGAGAGACTAGGCAATGAACCGCCTTCTTTAAAGGCTTCATTTGATGATGAGGGTTATGAAGCATTCTGGACAATGACATGCGAGAACTATAGCGACCCTAATTTTTGGGTTCCATATGTCCGTAAGTTGAAGTACTTAAAGAGAAATTTGATGGTTGGAGCTGACTACTTCAACAGGGATCCTAAGAAAGGTCTAGAGTTTCTTCAAGGAATGCATTTGTTGCCTGACAAACTTGACCCTAAAAGTGTGGCATGCTTTTTAAGATACACCACTGGGCTAGATAAGAATGTTGTTGGGGATTTTCTGGGGAATCATGATGAATTTTGTGTTCAGGTGCTTCAAGAGTTTGCTTGGACATTTGATTTCCAAGACATGAATTTAGATACTGCATTGCGTCTTTTCTTAGGAACTTTTAGATTGCCTGGTGAATCACAAAAAATACAGAGGGTGCTTGAGGCATTTGCAGAAAGATATTATGAGCAGTCACCACATATATTAATCAACAAAGATGCTGCTCTCGTGTTGTCATATTCACTTATAATGCTTAACACAGATCAGCACAATGCACAGGTAAAGAAAAAGATGACTGAAGAAGACTTTATCCGTAACAATAGGAGAATCAATGGAGGGAAAGATCTTCCTCGTGAGTTCCTGTCAGAGCTTTACCACTCAATCTCTGAGAATGAAATCCAGATGATCCCAGACCAAAGTGCTGGGTTTCCAGTGATGGCATCGAGTTGTTGGATTAATGTGATGCACAAATCCAAAAAAACCTCTCCTTTCATTGTCTGTGATTCGAGAGAGCCCCTCACCTATGATATGTTTGCCATCCTGTCAGGTCCGACAATTGCTGCCATGTCAGTTATTTTTGATCAGGTGGAGCGGGAAGATGTTTTACAAACATGCATTGATGGATTCTTGTCTGTAGCCAAAATAGCAGCATGCTATCACCTTGATGATGTGTTGGATGATTTGGTTGTCTCTCTCTGTAAATTTACAACCCTCTTGACTCCATTATCCATTGAGGAAGCTATAGTTTCTTTTGGAGATAACTCTAAGGCCAGGATGGCAACCACAGCAGTTTTCACTATAGCAAATAGGTATGGTGATTATATTCATTCTGGCTGGAAGAACATACTGGACTGTGTGTTAAGCTTGTACAATCTTGGCCTTCTACCAGCTAATCTGGCTAGTGATGCAGAGTATGAGACGGACGCCCCTTCTGATCCAGATCGGGCGAAACCTGCTACTACTTTGTCAGCATCACACATGCCGTCTTTGGCCCCTTCTCGTAAATCATCTGGTCTGATGGGCAGGTTCAGCCAGCTCTTATCTTTTGATATGGAGGAGCCAAGGTCACAACCAACAGAAGAACAGCTTGCAGCTCAGCAGCACACTCGTGAAACAATACAGAAGTGCCACATCGATAGCATTTTTACAGAGAGTAAGTTTCTCCAAGCTGAGTCTTTATTACAGCTCGTGAAGGCCCTTATCTTGGCTGCAGGCCGACTCCGTAAGGTAACTGGATCCATTGAAGATGAAGACACTGCTGTATTCAGCCTGGAGTTGCTGATCACAATTACATTGAACAACCGAGACAGGATAATGCTTATTTGGCAAGGTGTTTATGAGCACATATCTGATATTGTTCAGTCAACTATTCTGCCTTGCACTCTGGTGGAAAAGGCTGTATTTGGGCTCCTTAAGATATGCCAGAGACTGCTTCCCTATAAGGAAAACCTGACCGATGAACTCCTCAGGTCACTACAACTGGTTTTAAAACTTGACGCTCGGGTTGCTGATGCTTATTGTGAACACATCACACAAGAAGTTCTGCGCCTTGTAAAATCAAATGCAACTCATATCAGATCCCATTTGGGTTGGCGGACAATTATTTCTTTACTATCCATCACAGCTCGGCATCCTGAGGCATCTGAAGTAGGGTTTGAGGCACTAGCATTTATTATGTCTGATGGGGCACACCTGTTGCCATCTAATTATGCTCTTTGTGTGGATGCTGCAAGGCAATTTGCTGAGTCTCGGGTTGGTGAGATTGATCGATCAGTTTCTGCCTTAGATCTGATGGCAGGTTCAGTCGTTTGTCTGGTAACCTGGTCTTCTGAGAGTAAAAATTCTGTGGATGAGGAGGCTTCAATGAAAGTCAATCAAGATATTGGGGAGATGTGGCTGAGGCTGGTCCAGggtttgaggaaagtgtgttTGGACCAGAGAGAAGAAGTGAGGAACCATGCCATTTTAATGTTGCAGAGGTCTTTGACAGGAGTAGATGGGATTCACCTTCCGAATACCTTGTGGTTGCAGTGTTTTGACTTGGTGATCTTCGTGTTGCTTGATGATTTACTGGAAATTGTGCTTGGGCAATCTCCAAAGGACTACCGGAATATGGAGGGGACACTTGGCCTAGCTGTGAAACTCATGTCAAAAGTGTTCCTGCATTTACTGTTGGATCTTTGGCGGTTACCTTCCTTCTGCAAACTATGGCTAGGGGTTCTTAATCGAATGGAGAAATATATGAACATGAAACTCAGGGGTAGACGTAGTGAGAAGATTCATGAATTGATTCCTGAGCTCCTCAAGAACACTCTACTTGTGATGAAGACGACAGGATTACTCACACCCAGTGATGCTATTGGTGGGGATAGTTTTTGGCAATTAACATGGTTGCATGTGAAGAATATATCTCCTTCTTTGCAATTGGAAGTGTTTCCTGCACATGAATTGGAGCAGCTGCAGACAAAGCAAGTAAAAGCAGCTGGAATTCCTGCGCCTGATGGGACTGTGCTTGTTCAGTCAAGTGAGACCACAGCATGA